One genomic window of Providencia hangzhouensis includes the following:
- a CDS encoding ABC transporter ATP-binding protein, with amino-acid sequence MKKVIEVNQLVKTFGQPRSLFHPRGRQVHALKNISLSLYEGETLAVVGESGSGKSTLARILVGLERETSGEITVLGQTRAEWLQQGSRAFGQAVQYVFQDPVASLNPRKTIGETLTVPLKYLKHMNTSQRAKRLAELLEAVNMPIDALACYPHEFSGGQAQRLAIARALAADARILVLDEPVSALDVSVQAQVLLLLEQLKQQFSLSYLFISHDLAVVESIADRVAILYLGDLLECRDTRSLFAAPEHEYTRNLLASAPRIRVDSVD; translated from the coding sequence ATGAAAAAAGTGATTGAGGTTAATCAGTTGGTGAAAACCTTCGGGCAGCCAAGAAGCCTATTTCACCCTCGAGGGCGCCAAGTTCACGCACTAAAAAATATTTCATTATCGCTCTATGAAGGTGAAACCCTTGCTGTTGTAGGGGAGAGTGGCTCAGGAAAAAGTACCTTAGCGCGTATTTTAGTTGGGTTGGAGCGTGAAACCTCGGGGGAAATTACGGTATTAGGGCAAACTCGTGCCGAATGGCTGCAACAAGGTTCACGTGCATTTGGGCAAGCCGTTCAGTATGTTTTTCAAGACCCGGTTGCTTCTTTGAACCCCCGTAAAACGATAGGCGAGACATTAACGGTTCCATTGAAATACTTAAAGCACATGAACACATCACAAAGAGCGAAGCGTTTGGCGGAATTACTCGAAGCCGTCAATATGCCAATCGACGCTTTAGCTTGCTATCCTCATGAGTTTTCAGGAGGGCAGGCACAGCGGTTAGCGATTGCGAGAGCATTAGCTGCGGATGCACGAATATTGGTACTTGATGAACCCGTTAGTGCGCTGGATGTTTCGGTACAAGCGCAAGTTTTATTGTTATTAGAACAACTTAAACAACAGTTTTCATTATCGTATTTATTTATTAGCCATGATTTGGCGGTAGTGGAGTCGATTGCAGATAGAGTTGCCATACTCTATTTAGGGGATTTGCTAGAATGTCGAGATACCCGCAGCTTATTTGCCGCACCGGAGCATGAATATACGCGAAATTTATTGGCAAGTGCCCCACGAATTCGTGTTGATTCAGTCGATTAG
- the dsdX gene encoding D-serine transporter DsdX: MDSTMWMIGTLVISILLIIVSIIKFKFHPFLALLLASFFVGISMQMNPLEMVNAIENGIGGTLGFLAAIIGLGTILGKMMEISGAAERIGVTLQKSRWLTPDVTMVLIGLICGITLFVEVGVVLLIPLAFSIAKRTNTSLLKLAIPLCTALMAVHCIVPPHPAALFVTNELGADIGTVIVAGLAVGLVASLVGGPLFLKFLGDRLPFKTVPEAFSDLEVREEKDLPSLGATLFTVLLPIALMLIKTAADLNMSKDSQLFTLLQFIGNPITAMFIAAFVAYYMLGIRRNMGMSVLLSKTEESFSSIANILLIIGAGGAFNGILKGSGLSDSLAMVLSGIDMHPILLAWLVAIILHAAVGSATVAMMGATAIVAPLMPMYPHISPEIMTLAIGSGAIGCTIVTDSLFWLVKQYCNATLAETFRFYSVATLIASFVALAGTFALSFVI, encoded by the coding sequence ATGGACTCTACAATGTGGATGATTGGTACTTTAGTTATCAGTATTTTACTAATCATCGTTTCAATTATTAAATTTAAGTTTCATCCCTTTTTAGCACTTTTACTCGCCAGCTTCTTTGTCGGTATCTCCATGCAAATGAATCCATTGGAGATGGTCAACGCTATCGAAAATGGCATTGGGGGTACACTTGGTTTCTTAGCTGCCATTATCGGGCTAGGAACTATTCTTGGAAAAATGATGGAAATCTCCGGGGCAGCAGAGCGAATTGGGGTGACATTACAAAAAAGCCGTTGGTTGACTCCCGATGTCACCATGGTACTCATTGGGTTAATCTGCGGTATCACCCTGTTTGTTGAGGTCGGTGTGGTGTTACTGATCCCACTCGCATTTTCCATTGCCAAAAGAACCAATACTTCATTATTAAAGTTAGCGATCCCATTGTGTACTGCGCTGATGGCCGTCCATTGCATCGTACCGCCACACCCTGCTGCTCTATTTGTCACAAATGAATTAGGTGCTGATATTGGTACGGTGATTGTTGCAGGGTTAGCCGTAGGCCTAGTCGCATCATTAGTCGGCGGGCCACTGTTCCTCAAATTCTTAGGTGACCGCTTACCGTTTAAAACTGTGCCAGAAGCGTTCTCAGATCTTGAGGTACGTGAAGAAAAAGACTTACCTTCTTTAGGTGCGACACTGTTCACGGTGTTATTGCCAATTGCCCTCATGTTAATCAAGACTGCCGCTGACTTGAACATGAGCAAAGATAGCCAGTTATTTACCCTCTTACAGTTTATTGGTAACCCAATAACCGCTATGTTTATTGCCGCTTTTGTCGCTTATTACATGTTAGGGATCCGACGTAACATGGGTATGAGCGTATTACTCAGCAAAACCGAAGAGAGTTTTAGCTCAATCGCTAATATTTTATTGATTATCGGTGCGGGCGGGGCATTTAACGGTATCTTAAAAGGCAGTGGACTGAGCGATTCCTTAGCGATGGTGTTATCTGGTATTGATATGCACCCAATTTTACTGGCTTGGCTAGTCGCCATTATTCTTCATGCCGCTGTCGGTTCTGCCACCGTTGCGATGATGGGCGCAACGGCGATTGTTGCTCCGCTAATGCCAATGTACCCACACATTAGCCCAGAAATTATGACATTAGCCATTGGCTCAGGCGCAATTGGCTGCACTATCGTCACTGATTCATTGTTCTGGTTAGTCAAACAGTACTGTAATGCGACTTTAGCCGAAACATTCCGTTTTTATAGTGTCGCCACGTTGATTGCGTCTTTCGTCGCGCTGGCCGGGACTTTTGCACTTTCATTTGTGATTTAA
- a CDS encoding FadR/GntR family transcriptional regulator — MSTNKPMTIESVRIKRTDEIVNAIKETIMANNLIPGDRLPQEKELIEHYNASKSTVREALKSLEVQGLIKTKTGPGGGAFIDSMTEARAMSLLSNYLFTRDISIKDIYTLRKLLEPVVAVSAIDNIDNAGIQKLYDTIAIYDHEPVDENERWQQRMAELDFHAVVASYSDNVLLVFICHFLQRLLKDLAVCQDIYLKPEPVDRRQGIEYQYQLIEALRRKDAAKVQSVMEAHMAYAEQAMLALQATLQERFLSEDR; from the coding sequence ATGAGCACCAATAAGCCAATGACGATAGAGTCAGTGCGTATTAAACGTACTGATGAAATCGTCAATGCGATAAAAGAAACCATTATGGCCAATAACCTCATACCCGGTGACCGTTTGCCACAAGAAAAAGAGTTAATTGAACATTATAACGCTAGCAAAAGCACTGTGAGAGAAGCATTAAAGTCATTGGAAGTTCAAGGGTTAATTAAAACAAAAACTGGGCCTGGTGGTGGCGCGTTTATTGATTCAATGACTGAAGCGCGAGCGATGAGTTTGTTATCGAACTATTTATTTACGCGGGATATATCAATCAAGGATATTTATACGTTACGTAAATTATTAGAACCGGTGGTAGCAGTCAGTGCCATTGATAATATCGATAACGCAGGAATTCAAAAGCTGTACGATACCATCGCCATTTATGACCATGAGCCCGTAGATGAAAATGAACGCTGGCAGCAACGAATGGCAGAACTGGATTTTCATGCGGTGGTCGCCAGCTATTCCGATAACGTTTTATTAGTGTTTATCTGCCATTTTTTACAACGCTTACTCAAAGACTTAGCCGTTTGTCAGGACATTTATTTAAAACCTGAGCCTGTCGACAGGCGCCAAGGCATCGAATACCAATATCAATTAATCGAGGCTTTACGCCGTAAAGATGCCGCTAAAGTTCAATCGGTAATGGAAGCACATATGGCTTATGCAGAACAAGCCATGTTAGCTCTACAAGCCACATTACAAGAACGTTTCTTAAGTGAAGATAGGTAA
- the dsdA gene encoding D-serine ammonia-lyase, translating into MTQINVDKLIADYPLVQDLIDLKQIAWFNPKVTTTQAGLPYVGLTIEDVQDAEARLNRFAPYLMKAFPETQATQGIIESEVIDIPNMQAALEKRYQTPITGKMLLKKDSHLPISGSIKARGGIYEVLTHAEKLALAAGLLSTDDNYEILISEQFRQFFSQYRIAVGSTGNLGMSIGIMSAKLGFSVSVHMSADARQWKKDKLRSHGVNVVEYEQDYSIAVEQGRKEAEKDPNCFFIDDENSTTLFLGYAVAGLRLKKQFVEQGITVDNDHPLFVYLPCGVGGGPGGVAFGLKLAFGDAAHCLFAEPTHSPCMLLGVHTGLHDGVSVQEIGIDNITAADGLAVGRASGFVGRAMERLIDGYYTIDDSEMYNLLGLLNQTESIKLEPSALAGMTGSVHVTQNTDYLQSKSLTPKQLANATHLVWATGGGMVPADEMQKYLSQANLS; encoded by the coding sequence ATGACTCAGATAAATGTTGATAAGTTAATTGCTGACTACCCTTTAGTTCAGGACTTAATCGATTTAAAGCAAATTGCGTGGTTCAACCCAAAGGTCACGACGACGCAAGCGGGTTTGCCTTATGTCGGGCTAACCATTGAAGATGTTCAAGATGCAGAAGCGCGCTTAAACCGCTTTGCGCCTTATTTGATGAAAGCGTTTCCAGAAACTCAAGCGACACAAGGGATTATTGAATCTGAAGTTATCGATATTCCCAACATGCAGGCCGCGCTGGAAAAACGGTATCAAACGCCAATAACAGGGAAAATGTTACTGAAAAAAGATAGCCACCTACCAATTTCAGGCTCAATCAAAGCCCGCGGAGGCATCTATGAGGTTTTAACCCATGCAGAAAAATTGGCTTTAGCAGCAGGTTTATTATCAACAGATGATAATTATGAGATTTTAATCTCTGAACAATTTCGTCAATTCTTTAGCCAATACCGCATCGCGGTGGGCTCAACCGGTAACCTTGGCATGTCCATCGGCATTATGAGCGCTAAACTTGGCTTTAGCGTCAGCGTGCATATGTCCGCAGATGCCAGACAATGGAAAAAAGACAAATTGCGTTCACATGGTGTAAATGTTGTGGAATATGAGCAAGATTACAGCATCGCCGTTGAACAAGGCCGTAAAGAAGCAGAAAAAGACCCAAACTGCTTTTTTATTGATGATGAAAACTCCACGACCCTATTTCTTGGCTATGCCGTCGCAGGCCTTCGTCTAAAAAAACAATTTGTAGAGCAAGGGATTACAGTGGATAACGACCACCCGCTATTTGTCTATTTACCTTGTGGTGTTGGTGGTGGCCCCGGTGGCGTTGCTTTCGGGTTAAAACTCGCCTTTGGGGATGCCGCCCATTGCTTATTTGCAGAACCAACGCATTCACCTTGTATGTTGTTAGGAGTACATACCGGGTTACATGATGGCGTGTCAGTTCAAGAGATTGGTATCGATAATATCACTGCCGCTGATGGCCTTGCCGTTGGCCGCGCATCCGGTTTTGTGGGGCGCGCGATGGAGCGGTTGATTGATGGTTATTACACTATCGATGATAGCGAAATGTATAACCTGTTAGGCTTACTCAACCAGACCGAATCTATTAAATTAGAGCCTTCGGCCTTGGCGGGTATGACTGGCAGTGTGCATGTCACGCAAAACACAGATTATTTGCAATCCAAATCACTCACGCCTAAGCAACTGGCCAACGCAACACATCTGGTATGGGCAACAGGTGGCGGTATGGTACCCGCAGATGAGATGCAAAAATATTTATCACAAGCCAATCTAAGTTAA
- a CDS encoding ABC transporter permease: MWLYCLKRILATIPILIGLTLIVFFIMAMIPGDPAQALLGPWATPENVARVKTELGLDKPLYQQYFIWMHNLISGDFGRSFVLNRPVVDEVLERFSATLILGGSALLLSSVLGLLAGVLSSIRQFSWSDRFITLAVLLGISMPSFWIGLLMIMLFSVQLQWFPASGMYDIWQGGGLSDLLHHLVLPAVTLSLVATGVIARLTRTAMLEVLRLDFIRTARAKGLSERKVIFRHAFRMALVSVIPVIGIQAGFVFGGAVYIETVFQWPGLGAMLVKAVATRDLFLVQGGVLIAAASYVFINLLADVAQAMLDPRLKS; this comes from the coding sequence ATGTGGTTATACTGTTTGAAACGCATTTTAGCGACCATACCCATACTGATTGGTTTGACGTTAATTGTCTTTTTTATCATGGCAATGATCCCTGGAGACCCTGCTCAAGCGCTGCTTGGCCCTTGGGCGACTCCTGAAAATGTGGCTAGAGTAAAAACAGAGCTTGGGTTGGATAAGCCGTTATATCAGCAATATTTTATTTGGATGCATAATTTAATTTCGGGTGACTTTGGCCGTTCATTTGTTCTTAACCGGCCTGTCGTTGATGAAGTTTTAGAGCGATTTTCTGCCACATTAATTTTGGGCGGAAGTGCGTTGTTACTGAGTTCAGTTTTAGGGTTACTGGCCGGAGTCCTTTCCTCCATTCGCCAATTCAGTTGGAGTGACCGATTTATTACACTTGCTGTTTTATTGGGTATCTCAATGCCATCTTTTTGGATCGGCTTATTGATGATTATGCTTTTTTCTGTTCAATTACAATGGTTTCCGGCATCAGGAATGTACGATATTTGGCAAGGCGGTGGCCTGAGCGATTTATTGCATCACCTTGTTTTACCCGCAGTGACGCTTTCATTAGTCGCGACAGGGGTGATAGCGCGTTTGACGCGCACAGCAATGTTAGAGGTACTGCGACTTGATTTTATTCGTACCGCAAGAGCAAAAGGCTTGAGTGAGCGCAAAGTGATTTTTCGCCATGCATTTCGCATGGCACTGGTTTCCGTTATCCCAGTCATTGGTATCCAAGCGGGCTTTGTTTTTGGTGGTGCGGTGTACATTGAAACCGTTTTTCAGTGGCCGGGGCTAGGCGCCATGTTAGTGAAGGCTGTGGCAACCCGTGACTTGTTTTTAGTTCAAGGGGGCGTATTGATTGCAGCAGCGTCCTATGTCTTTATCAATTTACTTGCGGATGTTGCGCAAGCCATGTTAGACCCGAGGTTGAAATCATGA
- a CDS encoding dipeptide/oligopeptide/nickel ABC transporter permease/ATP-binding protein — protein sequence MSQSVTPVIQHRHRQSIGSLLLANRLATLGLFTLSIIMLLAFLAPWLPLANPDETDLVNRLLPAFSSGHLLGTDHLGRDILSRLLWGTRVSLLVGISATLIAAIFGTLIGLVAGYVGHRTDTLLMRCIDMLMAFPYILLALAIVAVLGPGLLNALYAIALVNIPFFARNIRGLTVGLRDRDFIQAARLSGKNHLQVLLTEVLPNVLPIIVVTMSTTIGWMILETAGLSFLGLGTQPPNADLGSMLGQGRAQMFVAPHVALVPGIMIFLIVISFNLLGDGVRDILDPRLKSGALQRSQPMTQTDRVNIPAKTGGEQVVLEVKDLSVAFRQGNQLRPTVKGISFTVGAGECLGLIGESGSGKSVTALSVMGLLASPPALVTAGGIYVEHEEMLSLPLSVMQRRRGAKVSYIFQDPLTTLHPQFTIGVQLREAITAHQSLSFYEAKNKAIELLDSVGIPDAQERFDAYPHELSGGQRQRVGIAMALANDPVLIIADEPTTALDVTVQARILELLNQLRRERGVALLFITHDFAVINQICDRVAVMQQGEIVETGETQTVLRQPQHPYTQRLIASVPKLGEGRGFLKQVQQLYGHQPNGDDLTSAQEV from the coding sequence ATGAGCCAGTCAGTGACCCCTGTTATTCAGCATCGTCATCGCCAATCGATTGGCTCATTATTACTGGCGAACCGTTTAGCAACTTTGGGCTTATTTACGTTATCTATCATTATGCTCTTGGCATTTTTAGCGCCTTGGCTACCTCTTGCTAATCCTGATGAAACAGATTTAGTTAATCGGCTACTTCCCGCTTTTTCATCTGGCCATTTATTAGGTACTGACCATTTAGGGCGAGATATTTTGTCTCGATTGCTGTGGGGAACGCGAGTATCCCTATTGGTCGGTATTTCCGCAACACTAATTGCGGCAATATTCGGCACCCTAATTGGCTTGGTAGCTGGGTATGTAGGCCATCGTACTGATACATTATTGATGCGTTGTATTGATATGCTAATGGCATTTCCATACATTTTATTAGCCTTAGCGATTGTAGCGGTACTTGGGCCAGGGCTACTCAATGCGTTGTATGCTATCGCATTAGTGAATATTCCCTTTTTTGCTAGGAATATTCGTGGGTTAACGGTGGGTTTACGTGATAGAGATTTTATACAAGCTGCAAGGTTGTCAGGTAAAAACCACCTACAAGTCCTATTAACGGAAGTGTTACCGAATGTCTTGCCAATCATTGTGGTTACCATGTCAACGACCATTGGCTGGATGATCTTAGAGACGGCAGGCTTGTCATTTTTAGGGCTAGGTACTCAACCACCGAATGCAGATTTAGGTTCAATGCTAGGGCAAGGGCGCGCACAAATGTTTGTTGCTCCTCATGTGGCATTGGTACCTGGTATTATGATCTTTCTTATTGTGATTAGTTTTAACCTGTTAGGGGATGGCGTGCGTGACATTCTTGATCCCCGGTTAAAATCAGGAGCCTTACAGCGATCACAACCGATGACACAGACTGACAGAGTTAATATTCCTGCGAAAACGGGAGGCGAACAAGTGGTATTAGAAGTCAAAGACTTGTCGGTCGCTTTTCGCCAAGGAAATCAATTACGCCCAACGGTAAAAGGGATCAGTTTTACCGTTGGTGCGGGGGAATGTTTAGGGCTAATTGGAGAAAGCGGTTCGGGTAAGAGTGTTACGGCTTTATCTGTAATGGGGTTGCTTGCATCGCCTCCTGCGTTGGTTACCGCTGGTGGTATTTATGTAGAACATGAAGAAATGTTGTCATTACCGTTATCTGTTATGCAGCGCCGTCGCGGTGCGAAGGTATCCTATATTTTCCAAGACCCGCTGACGACACTCCATCCGCAATTTACCATAGGTGTGCAATTGCGTGAGGCCATTACCGCTCACCAATCGTTGTCATTCTATGAGGCGAAAAATAAAGCCATTGAATTATTGGATAGCGTTGGGATCCCAGATGCGCAGGAGCGTTTTGATGCCTACCCCCATGAGCTTTCAGGCGGGCAGCGCCAGCGGGTAGGGATAGCGATGGCATTGGCTAATGATCCTGTGTTGATTATTGCCGACGAGCCGACCACCGCATTAGATGTTACGGTGCAGGCGCGTATTTTAGAGTTACTCAACCAACTACGCCGTGAACGCGGTGTTGCACTCTTATTTATTACCCATGATTTCGCGGTTATTAACCAAATTTGCGACCGTGTTGCCGTCATGCAGCAAGGTGAGATAGTTGAAACAGGGGAGACACAAACGGTATTACGCCAGCCTCAGCATCCTTATACACAACGCCTGATCGCCAGTGTCCCTAAATTAGGGGAAGGGCGTGGATTTTTAAAACAAGTCCAACAACTTTATGGTCATCAGCCCAATGGTGATGATTTAACATCGGCTCAGGAGGTTTAA
- a CDS encoding ABC transporter substrate-binding protein — protein MKMRLCGWIASFWLLCFISLPTLAVNHPDVLLLGQVAEPQSLDPQVATAANDSRILVNLYEGLVRNADGTLTLEPALAQSWSVSDDGLTYTFHLRENIKFHDGSPFNADAVKFTFERMLDNQHPYYHTGPFPLSFFFSAIDKIETPDDKTVVFTLKEPFAPFLSNLATPAGLIVSPAAVKKYDKDFSRHPSGTGPFKFDEWTANQRVVVSANEDYWDGKPSLKHVVFRPITDANTRVAEMLSGGIDAMVEVPADNVPLFVNDNRFHVYEAVGPHVWYAMLNASQPPFDDVRVRQAVNYAVNKDNIVKYILQNSAGVAQGPIPSAFDWAFDAETKAYPYDPEKARQLIAEAGAQGQKVIFYVTEGGSGMLDPIPMATAIQADLKAVGLSVEIQTFEWNTYLSKVNAGLKQAHMAEMAWMTNDPDTLPFLTLHSASWPDKGGFNSGYYSNKQLDRLLDKARVTNNLEERAQLYRQVQKIVHQDAPWLFVANWKQNAVANEHVKHFKLQPNFNLLLKDVRKD, from the coding sequence ATGAAAATGCGTTTATGTGGGTGGATAGCCAGTTTTTGGCTTTTATGCTTTATTTCGCTACCGACATTGGCAGTGAACCATCCTGATGTCTTGTTATTAGGGCAAGTTGCTGAGCCGCAGTCATTAGACCCACAAGTGGCAACCGCTGCGAATGATTCTCGAATTTTGGTTAACTTGTACGAAGGGTTAGTTCGCAATGCGGATGGTACATTAACGCTTGAACCTGCTTTAGCCCAATCATGGTCTGTTAGTGATGATGGTCTCACATATACTTTCCATTTACGCGAGAATATAAAATTTCATGATGGCAGCCCATTCAATGCGGATGCAGTCAAATTCACATTTGAACGAATGTTGGATAACCAGCACCCGTACTACCATACAGGGCCATTCCCATTATCATTTTTCTTTTCTGCAATAGACAAGATAGAAACTCCAGATGATAAAACGGTGGTGTTTACCTTAAAAGAACCGTTTGCCCCGTTTTTATCGAACTTAGCGACACCAGCAGGGCTGATTGTTTCACCCGCAGCAGTAAAGAAATATGACAAAGACTTTAGCCGGCACCCTAGCGGAACAGGTCCCTTCAAGTTTGATGAGTGGACCGCAAACCAAAGGGTGGTCGTATCCGCTAATGAAGACTATTGGGATGGTAAACCCAGTTTAAAACATGTTGTTTTTCGGCCTATCACTGACGCCAATACTCGGGTAGCCGAAATGTTATCGGGGGGAATTGATGCCATGGTGGAAGTCCCTGCTGATAACGTCCCATTATTTGTTAATGACAACCGCTTTCATGTTTATGAAGCCGTAGGGCCTCATGTTTGGTATGCCATGCTCAATGCGTCTCAGCCACCGTTTGATGATGTGCGTGTGAGGCAAGCCGTTAACTATGCGGTAAATAAAGACAATATTGTGAAATACATTCTTCAGAACTCTGCGGGGGTAGCACAAGGACCAATCCCATCGGCATTTGATTGGGCATTTGATGCAGAAACCAAGGCTTATCCTTATGACCCTGAAAAAGCACGCCAATTAATAGCAGAAGCAGGGGCTCAAGGGCAAAAAGTTATTTTTTATGTCACGGAAGGGGGCTCAGGGATGCTAGACCCGATCCCCATGGCGACAGCCATTCAAGCAGACCTGAAAGCGGTTGGGCTATCTGTCGAAATTCAAACCTTTGAATGGAATACTTACCTATCAAAGGTCAATGCAGGTCTAAAACAAGCGCATATGGCCGAAATGGCGTGGATGACGAATGACCCAGATACTTTACCCTTTTTAACCTTACATAGCGCTTCTTGGCCGGATAAAGGCGGGTTCAATTCTGGTTATTACAGTAACAAGCAGCTCGATAGGTTATTAGACAAAGCTCGAGTCACCAATAATCTCGAGGAGCGCGCCCAGTTATATCGGCAAGTACAAAAAATTGTTCATCAAGATGCCCCTTGGTTATTTGTGGCGAATTGGAAGCAAAATGCGGTCGCTAATGAGCATGTTAAACATTTCAAATTGCAGCCTAACTTTAACTTATTACTTAAAGACGTTCGTAAAGATTGA
- a CDS encoding osmoprotectant NAGGN system M42 family peptidase encodes MIDKVYLTSVLKTLLCTPSPVGMTEQAVAQTHQWLSELGFTPKYTRRGVLYITLGSEEPKRALAAHLDTLGAMVTQLKPNGRLALRNTGTWAARFAEGARVTVFSDDHQYRGTILPLKASGHRFNTEVDTQVADWDNLEIRLDAPCYNFADLQSHGLNVGDIVAVDAQPEFIDNGFIVSRHLDDKAGCAVMLAALKSLVDDGIVPAVSCQMMFTISEEVGIGGTHGFGPQVQELLAIDNSVSAPDQTTRDDALTLAFRDRTGPFDLAITRHLLQLCQQYDIPHVRDTFKHYRSDSAAAIDAGWDIRAALACFALDSSHGWERTHLDSLVALATLVRRYIESDLVPLPGQSLQN; translated from the coding sequence ATGATAGATAAAGTATATCTGACCTCTGTATTAAAAACATTATTATGCACACCTAGCCCTGTAGGGATGACTGAACAAGCCGTTGCGCAAACTCACCAATGGTTGTCGGAGTTGGGGTTTACACCAAAATACACACGCCGCGGGGTGCTCTATATCACACTCGGTTCTGAAGAACCTAAACGTGCATTAGCCGCACACCTTGATACATTAGGGGCGATGGTGACACAACTCAAACCGAATGGGCGTTTGGCACTGCGTAATACAGGCACATGGGCAGCCCGTTTTGCGGAAGGTGCAAGGGTGACAGTATTTAGTGATGATCACCAATATCGTGGGACAATTTTGCCATTAAAAGCCTCAGGGCACCGTTTTAATACTGAGGTAGATACCCAAGTAGCCGATTGGGATAATTTAGAAATTCGCCTTGATGCCCCCTGTTATAACTTTGCTGATTTGCAATCCCATGGCTTAAACGTCGGTGATATTGTTGCAGTGGATGCTCAACCCGAATTCATTGATAACGGTTTTATTGTATCGCGTCATTTGGATGATAAAGCCGGATGTGCAGTGATGTTAGCCGCATTAAAATCACTGGTGGATGACGGTATTGTGCCAGCGGTATCTTGCCAAATGATGTTCACGATTTCAGAAGAGGTCGGTATCGGAGGCACCCACGGTTTTGGTCCGCAAGTTCAAGAGTTATTGGCGATTGATAACTCCGTTTCTGCGCCAGACCAAACCACAAGGGATGACGCCCTCACCTTAGCTTTTCGCGACAGAACCGGCCCGTTTGATTTAGCAATTACGCGGCATTTATTACAATTATGCCAGCAGTATGATATTCCTCACGTCCGCGATACGTTTAAACATTATCGTTCGGATAGTGCTGCAGCAATTGATGCAGGATGGGATATTCGTGCGGCTTTAGCATGTTTCGCACTAGATAGCTCCCACGGTTGGGAAAGGACTCATTTGGACTCATTAGTCGCGCTCGCGACTTTAGTGAGACGCTATATTGAAAGTGATTTAGTCCCATTACCGGGGCAATCATTGCAAAACTAA